The DNA sequence GGCATGAGAGAGCTCACGTACTACATCGGCGTCACGCTCGACGGGTTCATCGCGGGGCCGGCTGACGAGGTCGACTTCTATCCCGTGACGGAGGGCTTCGCCGAGATGCTCGGCAGCGAACTGTCCGACATCCAGCCGGCTTTCGTTCGCGCCGGTCGAGGAGAAGCGGACGAACCGCTGACCCGCTTCGACACCGTGGTGATGGGTCGCCGTACGTACGAGCCCGCGCTCGCGCAGGGGGTCGTCGATCCGTACTCGCAGCTGCGCACGATCGTGATGAGCACGACGCTCGACGATCCGGGGCATGACAACGTCGAGATCGTGCGCACCGACCCCGTGGCGCGAGTCCGAGAGCTCCAGGCCGAGGACGGCCTCGGTATCTACCTCGCGGGCGGGGGCGGTCTCGCCGGTGTCCTCCTCGACGAGATCGACCGCCTGATCGTCAAGAAGTACCCGGTGATCGCCGGTTCCGGCATCCCCATGGTCGACCACGGGTTCCGACCGACGTCCTTCGCGCTCGACCGCGTGCGCACGTTCGACAACGGCTGCGCGGTGCTGGAGTACACGCGGACGCGCTGAGCGATGCCGACGGACACCTACTGAGAATCATCACCATTCCCGAGTAGCGAGATCCGCCCCGAGCGGCCGGATCCCGCGT is a window from the Microbacterium sp. LWO14-1.2 genome containing:
- a CDS encoding dihydrofolate reductase family protein — its product is MRELTYYIGVTLDGFIAGPADEVDFYPVTEGFAEMLGSELSDIQPAFVRAGRGEADEPLTRFDTVVMGRRTYEPALAQGVVDPYSQLRTIVMSTTLDDPGHDNVEIVRTDPVARVRELQAEDGLGIYLAGGGGLAGVLLDEIDRLIVKKYPVIAGSGIPMVDHGFRPTSFALDRVRTFDNGCAVLEYTRTR